In Mycobacterium sp. Aquia_216, a genomic segment contains:
- a CDS encoding VOC family protein has protein sequence MPLASTSIAHVRLTVTDIERSRQFYESVFDWPVLLEVPENADEATRNQFAFLYGGVVYDLGGTLLGLRPVASDRFHEDRCGLDHIAFRLASLDELDTAAAHLDEVGVAHEPIKDIGPSYILEFRDPDNIALELTAPK, from the coding sequence GTGCCCTTAGCCAGTACATCCATCGCACACGTCCGCCTCACCGTCACCGATATCGAGCGATCCAGGCAGTTTTACGAGAGCGTGTTCGATTGGCCGGTGTTGCTGGAAGTTCCCGAGAATGCCGACGAGGCAACCCGTAACCAGTTCGCCTTCTTGTACGGCGGCGTCGTCTACGACCTTGGCGGCACGCTTCTGGGGCTGCGGCCGGTCGCCTCGGACCGTTTTCACGAAGACCGCTGCGGTCTTGACCACATCGCGTTCCGGCTCGCCAGTTTGGACGAATTAGACACCGCGGCAGCACATCTCGATGAGGTGGGGGTAGCACACGAGCCGATCAAAGACATTGGGCCGTCATACATTCTGGAGTTCCGCGACCCCGACAACATCGCCTTGGAGCTGACCGCGCCCAAGTAG
- a CDS encoding VOC family protein: protein MSINFNHTIVAARDKRESAEFLTELFDLPSPQPFGNFMVVTLEHGVSLDFANAPEGEEIRRQHYAFLVSEPEFDAIYGKIQSRGLAHWADPRQSRPGEINHNDGGRGVYFLDPAGHALEILTRPYGSAG from the coding sequence ATGTCCATCAATTTCAACCACACCATTGTCGCCGCCCGCGACAAACGCGAGTCCGCGGAATTTCTCACCGAGCTCTTTGACCTGCCCAGCCCGCAGCCATTCGGCAACTTCATGGTTGTCACCCTCGAGCACGGGGTGAGCCTCGATTTCGCGAACGCCCCCGAGGGCGAGGAAATCCGGCGGCAGCACTACGCCTTCCTTGTCTCCGAGCCGGAGTTCGACGCGATCTACGGCAAGATCCAATCCCGCGGTCTTGCGCATTGGGCCGATCCTCGGCAAAGCCGGCCCGGCGAGATCAATCACAACGACGGCGGCCGCGGGGTCTACTTCCTGGATCCCGCCGGGCACGCGCTGGAGATCCTGACTCGGCCCTACGGATCAGCCGGCTGA
- a CDS encoding Rrf2 family transcriptional regulator, with protein sequence MRMSAKAEYAVRAMIQLATAEAGTLVKTDDLAQAQGIPPQFLVDILTNLRTDRLVRSHRGRDGGYELARPGSEISIADVLRCIDGPLASVRDIGLGDLPYSGPTAPLADVWRALRASMRSVLEETTLADVASGTLPKHVAKLADDYRSQENVRHGGPRLD encoded by the coding sequence GTGCGGATGTCGGCGAAGGCGGAGTACGCGGTGCGGGCGATGATCCAGCTCGCCACCGCGGAAGCCGGCACGCTGGTCAAGACCGACGACTTGGCCCAGGCGCAGGGCATACCGCCGCAGTTCCTCGTCGACATCCTCACCAACCTGCGCACCGACCGCTTGGTGCGCAGCCACCGCGGCCGCGACGGGGGCTACGAGCTGGCCCGTCCCGGCAGCGAGATCAGCATTGCCGACGTGTTGCGCTGCATCGACGGGCCGCTGGCCAGCGTGCGAGACATCGGCCTCGGTGATTTGCCGTACTCAGGGCCCACGGCGCCGCTCGCCGATGTCTGGCGTGCGTTACGCGCCAGCATGCGGTCGGTGCTGGAGGAGACAACGTTGGCGGATGTGGCGTCGGGCACCCTGCCCAAGCACGTCGCAAAGCTTGCCGACGACTATCGAAGTCAGGAGAACGTCCGGCATGGCGGTCCGCGCCTCGACTAG